In the [Clostridium] colinum genome, one interval contains:
- a CDS encoding DUF4330 domain-containing protein: protein MSKIIDEKGKLFGFINIVDLLALLVIIGVVAVVGIRLTSSARNAQGQNPLDSKKEIYVTLYGNSIVPEAIETLKPGDKLVANNVFTDAEIVSVDMKPAAYITTNSNGEPLLTNHPIWKDITVVIKDTVNASNPILKAGNQEVRVNYNFILKTQQFEANCKVRDIELKDINADNQATKESESVSE from the coding sequence GTGAGTAAAATAATAGATGAAAAAGGAAAATTATTTGGATTTATAAACATTGTAGATTTATTAGCATTATTAGTTATAATAGGTGTTGTAGCCGTTGTTGGAATAAGGCTTACTAGTAGCGCTAGAAATGCACAAGGTCAAAATCCATTAGATAGCAAAAAGGAAATTTATGTTACATTATATGGAAACTCTATAGTTCCAGAAGCTATAGAAACTTTAAAACCTGGTGATAAACTTGTAGCTAACAATGTATTTACAGATGCAGAAATAGTATCTGTTGATATGAAACCTGCTGCATATATTACTACTAATTCAAACGGTGAGCCTCTTCTTACAAACCACCCAATATGGAAAGACATTACTGTAGTTATAAAAGATACGGTTAATGCCTCTAACCCTATCTTAAAAGCGGGTAACCAAGAAGTTAGAGTAAACTACAATTTTATATTAAAAACACAACAATTTGAGGCAAACTGTAAAGTTCGTGATATAGAGCTTAAAGATATAAATGCAGACAATCAAGCAACAAAAGAAAGTGAATCTGTATCAGAATAG
- a CDS encoding glycosyltransferase family 4 protein encodes MKVLHLISGGDGGGAKTHVITLLKRLIKEGINVELLCIMEGIFTEEAKEANIPIKIIHQNKRYSLKPIFNIKKHILNGDYDIVHCHGARANYIALFIKNSFNIPFITTLHSDYKLDFKDSIYKQTIFMPINAIALRKFDYILAVTKAFKNMLIERGFNEKKLKVIYNGIDMQKNINILDKKEFLKSYNIPFYEDYIYVGIAARLQQVKGLKDFLEATKILLKDNKNIMFLIAGSGSLEDNIKAYIKDNNLQNNVKMLGFVNNIDSFYNSIDINVLTSYSESFPYALLEGARLKKATIATCVGGIPEMIQDNKTGLLIEPHNSKDIAKKINILLKDKNLMSSFGESFYKYAYDHFSDEKMAKTHIDIYKNILKETKK; translated from the coding sequence ATGAAAGTGCTTCATTTAATAAGCGGTGGAGATGGTGGCGGAGCTAAAACCCACGTTATAACTCTCCTTAAAAGGCTTATCAAAGAAGGCATAAATGTAGAGCTTTTATGTATAATGGAAGGTATCTTTACCGAAGAAGCTAAAGAGGCAAACATACCTATAAAAATTATACATCAAAATAAAAGATATAGCTTAAAGCCTATTTTTAACATAAAAAAACATATCCTTAATGGCGATTATGACATAGTCCATTGCCACGGTGCACGTGCAAACTATATTGCCCTTTTTATAAAAAATAGCTTTAACATACCTTTTATTACAACTTTGCATAGTGATTATAAGCTAGACTTTAAAGATAGTATATATAAACAAACTATATTTATGCCTATTAATGCTATTGCGCTTAGAAAATTTGACTATATATTAGCTGTTACAAAAGCCTTTAAAAATATGCTTATAGAACGAGGCTTTAATGAAAAAAAACTAAAAGTTATATATAATGGTATAGATATGCAAAAAAATATAAATATTTTAGATAAAAAAGAGTTTTTAAAAAGTTATAATATACCATTTTATGAAGACTATATATATGTAGGTATAGCCGCTAGACTACAACAAGTAAAAGGCTTAAAAGATTTTTTAGAAGCTACTAAAATTTTATTAAAAGATAATAAAAACATTATGTTTTTAATAGCTGGTAGCGGTAGCTTAGAAGATAATATAAAAGCCTATATAAAAGATAACAATTTACAAAATAACGTAAAAATGTTAGGGTTTGTAAATAATATAGATAGCTTTTATAATTCTATTGATATAAATGTTTTAACTAGCTATTCTGAAAGTTTCCCTTATGCCCTTTTAGAAGGTGCTAGGCTAAAAAAAGCTACAATAGCAACTTGTGTAGGTGGTATACCAGAAATGATACAAGATAACAAAACAGGTCTTTTAATAGAGCCTCATAATAGCAAAGATATAGCAAAAAAAATAAATATACTTTTAAAAGATAAAAACCTTATGTCTAGCTTTGGCGAGAGCTTTTATAAATATGCCTATGACCATTTTTCAGATGAAAAAATGGCAAAAACACATATAGACATTTATAAAAATATTTTAAAGGAGACAAAAAAGTGA
- a CDS encoding nucleotide sugar dehydrogenase: MKKICMIGIGYVGLPTAAMFASKGHKVIGYDLNKRAVDALNKGEIIIEEPGLLELVKECVANGNLSATTTCPPDCDVYIIAVPTPINEDKTADMSYVESATKAIVPHLKKGCIVILESTSPPRTVEDLMLPILKETGLKLGEELLVAHSPERILPGKVIEELRTNSRIVGGINEKSSLEVKKVYESIVEGEIFITTSTTAEMCKVMENTFRDVNIALANELAKISEELGVNAFEVIRLANHHPRVNILSPGPGVGGHCIALDPWFLVEKSENAKLIKQARLINDSMPQYVFDKIKNILGGFSGQTIALLGVTYKPNIDDVRESPVMHLLDMLNKENVVVNVCDPHAKDQVKNNMDIYDAIKDASIMVLGVNHDEFKDIDFNKVSTLLKDKNILDTRNFFNREDIIKNNLNYYLLGEK; the protein is encoded by the coding sequence ATGAAAAAGATTTGTATGATTGGTATTGGATATGTTGGGTTACCTACTGCTGCTATGTTTGCCTCTAAAGGCCATAAAGTAATAGGATATGACTTAAACAAACGTGCCGTAGATGCTCTTAACAAAGGTGAAATAATAATAGAAGAGCCTGGTCTTTTAGAGCTTGTAAAAGAATGCGTTGCAAATGGTAATTTATCTGCAACTACGACTTGTCCTCCAGATTGTGATGTTTATATAATAGCAGTGCCTACTCCTATTAATGAAGATAAAACGGCAGATATGAGCTATGTAGAAAGTGCTACAAAAGCTATTGTGCCACATCTTAAAAAAGGTTGTATAGTTATATTAGAATCTACTTCTCCTCCACGTACAGTAGAAGATTTAATGTTACCTATCCTTAAAGAAACAGGTCTTAAACTTGGTGAAGAACTTTTAGTAGCACACTCTCCTGAGCGTATTTTACCAGGAAAGGTAATAGAAGAGCTTAGAACAAATAGCCGTATTGTTGGTGGTATAAACGAAAAGTCTAGCCTTGAAGTTAAAAAAGTTTATGAAAGTATTGTAGAAGGCGAAATATTTATTACAACATCTACTACGGCAGAAATGTGTAAAGTTATGGAAAACACATTTAGAGATGTAAACATAGCTTTAGCTAACGAGCTTGCTAAAATAAGCGAAGAGCTTGGCGTTAATGCCTTTGAGGTTATCCGTCTTGCAAACCACCACCCACGTGTAAATATATTAAGCCCAGGTCCTGGAGTTGGCGGACATTGTATAGCTTTAGACCCTTGGTTTTTAGTAGAAAAATCAGAAAATGCTAAGCTTATAAAACAAGCAAGGCTTATAAACGATAGTATGCCTCAATATGTTTTTGATAAAATAAAAAATATATTAGGTGGATTTAGTGGCCAAACAATAGCTTTATTAGGTGTAACTTATAAACCTAATATAGATGATGTAAGAGAAAGCCCTGTTATGCATCTTTTAGATATGCTAAACAAAGAAAATGTAGTAGTAAATGTTTGCGACCCGCACGCTAAAGACCAAGTTAAAAATAATATGGATATTTATGATGCTATAAAAGATGCTAGTATTATGGTTTTAGGTGTAAACCACGACGAATTTAAAGATATAGATTTTAACAAAGTATCTACTTTATTAAAAGACAAAAATATATTAGATACAAGAAATTTCTTTAATAGAGAAGATATTATAAAAAATAACTTAAATTATTATTTATTAGGTGAAAAATAA
- a CDS encoding glycosyltransferase family 4 protein, with protein sequence MEKILIIANQFPPMGGSGVQRSVKFVKHLRTFGYEPIVFTRQTTGAKLLDETLLNDVPHGVNIVRTKAYEPSEVEGLLKIPFKVLSKIMIPDSARIWFETSKKEALKTIQDNNIKLIYTTSAPYSDHLLGLYIKRKLPNIQWVADFRDEWTNNPYTLDNPHNPIRTKIEKNMEKNVLLEADYLITNTPVMKDNFIKNNKISGDNFYVIPNGYDEEDFYGMDFTSPNNDKFTMVYTGALYGRRKPDNFFKAIKNLKEKGIIKENSLKVKLIGNYHKDKLQAQIDGLGLTKEIEIIGYVPHNVCIKHQLSSDALVLIEGSGVGANAFYTGKIFEYMNTRRPVLALLPDGVAKDLVLESKIGVVANTDDILQIEGIIKEYYEKWQQNVLTFNPDFNIIKKFERKMLTKDLANIFDKALNINKV encoded by the coding sequence ATGGAAAAAATTCTTATTATTGCAAACCAATTTCCACCTATGGGTGGCTCTGGTGTGCAAAGAAGCGTAAAATTTGTAAAACATCTTAGAACATTTGGATATGAACCTATTGTTTTTACAAGACAAACAACTGGAGCTAAACTTTTAGATGAAACTCTTTTAAATGATGTTCCTCACGGTGTAAATATTGTTAGAACAAAGGCCTATGAACCTTCAGAAGTAGAAGGACTTTTAAAAATTCCTTTTAAAGTGTTATCTAAAATAATGATACCAGATAGTGCTAGGATATGGTTTGAAACAAGCAAAAAAGAAGCTTTAAAAACTATACAAGATAATAATATAAAATTAATATATACAACAAGTGCACCTTATAGCGACCATCTTTTAGGTTTATATATAAAAAGAAAACTTCCTAACATACAATGGGTAGCAGATTTTAGAGACGAATGGACTAATAATCCATACACTTTAGATAATCCACATAATCCTATAAGAACTAAAATAGAAAAAAATATGGAAAAAAATGTTCTTTTAGAGGCCGATTATTTAATAACTAACACACCTGTTATGAAAGATAACTTTATTAAAAACAATAAAATATCTGGAGATAATTTTTATGTTATACCAAATGGATATGATGAAGAAGACTTTTATGGTATGGATTTTACAAGCCCTAATAATGATAAATTTACAATGGTTTATACTGGTGCTTTATATGGTAGAAGAAAACCAGATAACTTTTTTAAAGCAATAAAAAATTTAAAAGAAAAAGGAATAATTAAAGAAAATAGCTTAAAAGTTAAACTTATTGGCAATTATCATAAAGACAAGCTACAAGCTCAAATAGATGGTCTTGGCTTAACAAAAGAGATAGAAATAATAGGATATGTGCCTCATAATGTTTGTATAAAACACCAGCTTAGCTCAGATGCTTTAGTTTTAATAGAAGGCAGTGGCGTTGGGGCCAATGCTTTTTACACTGGTAAAATATTTGAATATATGAACACTAGACGCCCTGTCCTTGCATTATTACCAGATGGTGTGGCTAAAGATTTAGTTTTAGAAAGTAAAATAGGTGTTGTAGCAAATACAGATGATATTTTGCAAATAGAAGGCATAATAAAAGAATATTATGAAAAATGGCAACAAAATGTTTTAACATTTAACCCAGATTTTAACATAATAAAAAAATTTGAACGAAAAATGCTTACTAAAGATTTAGCTAATATTTTTGACAAAGCATTAAACATTAATAAAGTTTAA